The genomic DNA TCCCGCGAAGAGTTCATCGCGTTTATCGAACAGGCGCACGCAATTGTGGACGATCTTTGCATCGGCACGGATGTGCTCGTAGGTTCGCCCGGCGAGACCGACGCCGATTTCGACGACACGCTGGACCTGCTCGCGAATTCACCGTTGTGCTACGCCCACGTCTTCAAGTACTCCGAGCGCAAGGGTACGCCCGCGTCACGCTACGAGGGCAAGGTCGATCCGGCGACGGCCAGCCTCCGCAGCGCCAAAGCGCGTCGCGTCAGCGCGCAAAAGCGCCGCGCGTTCCATCAAGCGCGCCTCGGACGCGTTATGGAAGTTCTGTTCGAAAGCGAAGAAGACGGCTGCTGGTCAGGGTATACTGGGAATTACATCCGGGTCGCCGTTCGTTCATCTAGTAGGCTGGAGAACGAGGTGCGCGCGGTGAAACTCGAACGCATTTGCGGCGACTTTGTATTTGGATCGTTGGTTGATGAATCTGAATCCGCCGTCGCCCAAGGCATAAGCTGCGAAGAACGATGAACGAAACAACTTCCTCTGCCTCCGAAACGGCCCTCGCGAAAGAGTCGCGATTGAAAGAAATCATCGCGGGATACGGCTCGCTTGCCGTCGCCTATTCTGGCGGCGTCGATTCGACGTACCTTGCCGACGTGGCGCACGAAGTCCTTGGCGGTAACGCGCATATTCTGCTGGGCGATTCGCCCAGCGTGCCGCGATCTGAAGTGGCCGAAGCCGCGGAACTGGCCGCGCAACGCGGTTGGAACTTCCGCGTGTTGTTCACGAACGAATTCGAGAACGATGACTACCTCAAGAATGACGGCACGCGCTGCTACCACTGCCGCACGGAGTTGTTCGGCAAGATGGGCGATGTCGTGAAACGCGAAGGCATTGCCCGCATCGCTTACGGCGAGATCACCGACGACCTTGTCGACACGACGCGCAAGGGCGCGATTGCCGCGCGCGAAAACGGCGTTGTTGCACCGCTGCTCGAAGCGCAACTTGGCAAGGCCGAGATTCGCGTGTTGAGCGCGCGCCGCAACCTGCCTACCGCCGAAAAGGCCACGTTTGCGTGCCTGTCGTCACGGTTTCCTGTGGGCACGCGGGTGTCGGTGGAAGAATTGCGCAAAATTGAAGCCGCCGAAGAGGCCCTCAAGCGCCTCGGATTTCGTCAATACCGCGCGCGGCACCACGGCGATCTTTGCCGCATCGAAGTCGACCCCGGCGATATTGCTCGATTGCTTGAACCCGCGACGCGCGAACAGGTCGTGCGCGCCGTCCGCGCGGCAGGGTACAAACACGTCGCCGTCGACCTTGCCGGATACCGCACGGGAAGTACGGCGTAGCCCGCGCTTAGGTGCACGCCGCGCTCGCCGAGCGCGGCGCTACCGGGCGCACGGTTTGATGCCAGATCCTTCGTCCGCCTGGGGCGGATTCAGGATGACATCAAGGACAAATGGCTCGTCCGTGTTGTGACCGTTTAACTCAGGCTGCGCGTTACGGGTAGTCTGCGGTGATCCCACTATTTGCGCGAGTTCGTTGCACTGGGAGAACGCGCAAGGAAGCGCGAAGTGGAGTCCGGTCAGACGCGCCACCAATGTGTGGCAGGCATCTTGCCTGTCTCTTTCAAAGGCTTTGGTACATCCCAAAGATGCAGGCAAGATGCCTGCAACACATTCAATGCACGATTGAATTCAGCGTCGGGCGCTCGGCGGTGTGGTCCGCCACGGCGGATTAGGAGACTCTGCCACAACACGGGGAAGAAAGATCTTTCGCGCAGAGGCGCGGAGGCGCAGGGAGCGGGGTGCTTGTTGGCGGGGGTCTGTCAATTTTCGTCGCTGGAGATTCAGGAGATCAAGGGAATGGGAGACTCTTCTCTGCGAGGTTTAAGTCTCCATAATCTCCATCATCCCGTATCTCCTCTTCCTGCACACGTTTTGAGCGAGGAAGTGGCCTGGTGGAATGGCCGCAGCCGGGGGCGGCTGTGCCACAAAACGCGAACGTGGTTCATGTGGGGCAGCCGCCCTCGGCTGGCGTGTTCTTGCTTTAGCTCATCAGGATGAGCGTGACGGCTTCGTAGCCGGCGGCGATGAAGAGGAGTATCCCCGTGAGGGCAACGGCTTCGAGCATGATCTTCGAGGCGAGGATTGCGCCTTGGGTGAATGAGCCTTTTGTCAGCCCTCGATAGAGGTGAACCCCGTACAGCAGGGTTGCGTATGCGGCGATGACGTAGGCTTCGACTTCGAGCGACACGGTGATGGAGTGAAACGCAAACCGCAGCGCGATGTCGGTGTATACCGGCGCCAGCACGAATCCCGCGATGGCCAGGTTGAGCATCGTCTTGAGCAGTCCCCATATGGGCACGAGCAGGGACGGTATCATGGTTATCGATAGGGTCTGCACGATGTAGTTGTTGATAAACGTGGCCACGGTCGCGTGAAGAATGTTCTGCGACATGTAGGCGTTGCCGATGTAGGCCAGATCTCCACGCGTGAACAGGTCGTTCACCATGAGCAGCGCGAGACGGTGCACGAGCGGGAAGGCGAAGCCGATCATCATGAGTAACAACAGGGCGCCGTAGCAGCAGATGTGCACGGCGCGAAACAGCCGCGCGTGGGTGTGCGTGGAGTCGATGAGGGTCGCGAAGATCCGGGTTCGCCGGCAGAACGCTTGCAACAGTCGTACCTGAAGAATCGCGCCGCCGAGAATGACAAAAAGCAGGCCCACAAACACGCCGCGCGCGATCATGGGTTGCGCGGGAGTCGATGCCAGCAGGACGCGTGTGCTTTCGTCGGATTGTTGCGCGTCGGTCCATTCGCGGTTCGAGGCATCTTTATCAATCCAGCCGTGGGTCGCGCCTCGGCTGTCTTCGAAGAGTCGCATCACATCGCCACTGTCCGGCAAGAGGTAGGCGAACGACAAGCCCGCCGTTCCGCGCTGGAGTTTGCCCACGACTTTGAATTCGACCCCGTCGAGCGTGAAACGGTCGAAGCGGCACATGGGGCCGGCGAGGACTTCGGGTTTTCCGGGCTCGGGCACGCGGCCCGATTCCACGAGCGGTGCCCATTCGGAGTCGGGCATGCTCACGGCGACGACGTATTCGCGCATGTCGAAACGCCAGTCTTTGAGGATCTCCGCGCCGTTGGGCTGTTTGAGAATCTCCTGAACGAGCGGGTAGAACGGACCGTCTTCTTCGCGAATCATCCTGAACCGTGCGGGAATGACGCCGTCCCAGAAGGGTTTTCCTTCGGCGACGACGACCGCGTTTCGCCAAACCTGGGTCTTCTGCTCGTTTGACTCCACGACGCCGAGGCACAGCATGACCAAGACTCCAGCCAGCACAAGAATTACCGCTGCATACGACAGCGATTGACTCCGCGGCGGCACGCGAGTCTCTTCGACAGGCTCGGGAATCGACTGCTCCGGCACTTCCATACGGGCGTTATCGCTTCGCTACAGCGGGGGCCGGTGCTGCAAACATCGTATCGATCATGTGTTGCATGATGTTCGTGAAGAAGGGCTCTTGGTTGGGCCCCATCCATGACATGATGTACATCTCGTATTCGCCGGCTTCGTCTTTTTCCTGGTCGTAGTATTTCTGCGGCGAGACGTAGCCGAGGTAGTCGCCGCAG from Candidatus Hydrogenedentota bacterium includes the following:
- the larE gene encoding ATP-dependent sacrificial sulfur transferase LarE, translating into MNETTSSASETALAKESRLKEIIAGYGSLAVAYSGGVDSTYLADVAHEVLGGNAHILLGDSPSVPRSEVAEAAELAAQRGWNFRVLFTNEFENDDYLKNDGTRCYHCRTELFGKMGDVVKREGIARIAYGEITDDLVDTTRKGAIAARENGVVAPLLEAQLGKAEIRVLSARRNLPTAEKATFACLSSRFPVGTRVSVEELRKIEAAEEALKRLGFRQYRARHHGDLCRIEVDPGDIARLLEPATREQVVRAVRAAGYKHVAVDLAGYRTGSTA